A portion of the Planctomicrobium piriforme genome contains these proteins:
- a CDS encoding CheR family methyltransferase, with protein sequence MDHLPPATLERIQRLLQARLGSDPQVYGPQSLEQAARSRRIATHSPSWDAYEVCLHDQEAEQQALVEEMIVPETWFFRDGQPFRNLRLQSQSHGWSGPNTDTIRVLSVPCSTGEEAYSIAMILYDMGLREHRFHVDGIDVSQRSLERARRGEYSNYSCRERDVEFIELQQRYLRNVNEKWRVVDEIRPFVTFQQGNLIDPLFLAGEAPYQIIFCRNLFIYLERQARQLALKNLKRLLAADGVLYVGHSEAQAFLGADFETCDQRYPFALQQTQSVAASTALAPIENSLVAAAASLLALPGFALPIVQNLQNIVRVVPQLPTLSNSGGVNDNNLKNTSLVTASPAPQIESLLREAQAAADSGRLQTAAELCDELARRYPMSAAVSQLNGIVLRALGNYEKSILELERAIYLEPDQTESLTHLMQIHQLLGDEVRSEAVRRRLSRVTRRNEQRSN encoded by the coding sequence ATGGACCACCTTCCCCCTGCCACTCTCGAACGCATCCAGCGACTGCTGCAGGCCCGCCTGGGATCTGATCCTCAGGTTTACGGGCCGCAGAGTCTGGAACAGGCAGCTCGCTCAAGACGCATAGCCACGCACAGTCCGTCGTGGGATGCCTATGAAGTCTGCCTGCACGATCAGGAAGCCGAACAGCAGGCGCTGGTCGAAGAGATGATTGTGCCTGAGACCTGGTTCTTTCGCGACGGCCAGCCGTTCCGCAATTTGCGCCTGCAATCGCAGTCGCATGGCTGGTCAGGTCCAAATACCGACACGATCCGCGTCCTCAGCGTCCCCTGCAGTACAGGCGAGGAAGCGTATTCGATCGCGATGATCCTGTACGACATGGGGTTGAGAGAACATCGGTTTCATGTCGATGGCATCGATGTCAGCCAGCGTTCGCTCGAACGGGCTCGGCGTGGGGAGTATTCCAACTACTCCTGCCGCGAACGGGATGTCGAGTTCATTGAGCTGCAGCAGCGATATCTCCGCAACGTGAATGAGAAATGGCGGGTGGTCGACGAGATCCGGCCCTTTGTCACCTTTCAGCAGGGGAATCTTATTGATCCGCTGTTCCTCGCTGGCGAAGCTCCTTACCAGATTATCTTCTGCCGGAACCTGTTCATCTATCTCGAACGTCAGGCCCGACAGTTAGCGCTCAAGAACCTGAAGCGACTCCTCGCCGCGGACGGGGTGCTGTATGTCGGCCATTCCGAGGCTCAGGCGTTTCTGGGCGCGGATTTTGAAACCTGCGATCAACGTTACCCCTTTGCTTTGCAGCAGACGCAGTCGGTCGCTGCTTCGACCGCACTTGCTCCGATTGAAAACTCGCTCGTCGCGGCCGCCGCGTCACTGCTCGCGCTCCCCGGCTTTGCTCTGCCGATCGTGCAGAACCTGCAGAACATCGTGCGGGTCGTTCCGCAATTGCCGACCCTGTCGAACTCGGGCGGCGTCAACGACAACAACCTGAAAAACACCTCACTCGTGACGGCCAGCCCGGCTCCTCAGATCGAATCGCTGCTGCGTGAGGCTCAGGCCGCCGCCGATTCCGGTCGCTTACAGACCGCAGCGGAACTCTGCGATGAACTGGCGCGCCGCTATCCCATGTCCGCGGCCGTCTCGCAGTTAAATGGCATCGTGTTGCGGGCTCTGGGCAACTACGAGAAATCGATTCTCGAACTCGAACGGGCAATCTACCTCGAACCCGACCAGACCGAGTCGCTCACGCATCTCATGCAGATCCATCAGTTGCTGGGAGATGAAGTCCGTTCGGAAGCGGTCCGGCGGCGTCTCTCGCGTGTGACCCGTCGTAACGAACAGCGGAGCAACTGA
- a CDS encoding methyl-accepting chemotaxis protein: MPTSRFSLRTKLQALVAVSMLGLLVTHAMYAMRFQQLSIGGVVYKDIIEGKDVTADVLPPPEFIIESYLTALQLIDETDPAVRKVLVDRFAGLEKTYRERHNYWLETLEDGELKRTLTELSYRPADEFFALAQTRLIAPLQSGQLAPESLPALRKDLQSRYEAHRREIDEVVTLAAARVAGDVAHAHHQRVFWGWIMFAFFVVLTAAVCGGGWLISNNIMRPLAQLIERMQDMASGAADLTRRVEVDTTDEIGVLGGLINSVIQRIHDLIARARIATIQLNSTATEIAASANQQVGTLQNFAASTSQIAAAVKEISASGHGLVRTTEDVDSRATNAAALAEAGRAGLGSMTQTMHQLSDASASISGKLSTIREKAGGINLVVTTITKVADQTNLLSINAAIEAEKAGESGRGFLVVAREIRRLADQTAVATLDIDQMVRQMQAAVSTGVMEMDHFTDKVRGVMTQVGQISSQMAQVIDHVSNLSRSFQTVNESMRQQAQGVQQIDDVMLQLTTGVKQVNSSVQDFQQAAENLRESARVLQREVGQFTVGG, from the coding sequence ATGCCAACCAGCCGTTTTAGCCTGCGCACTAAACTTCAGGCGCTCGTCGCCGTGTCGATGCTGGGCCTGCTGGTCACGCACGCCATGTATGCCATGCGGTTTCAACAACTCAGCATCGGCGGCGTTGTCTACAAAGACATCATCGAAGGGAAAGACGTCACCGCCGACGTCCTCCCTCCTCCCGAATTCATCATCGAGTCTTACCTGACGGCGCTGCAGTTGATCGACGAAACCGATCCTGCCGTTCGCAAGGTGTTGGTCGACCGGTTTGCCGGACTCGAAAAGACCTACCGGGAACGTCACAACTACTGGCTCGAAACGCTCGAAGACGGCGAACTGAAAAGAACGCTCACCGAGTTGTCCTATCGCCCCGCCGATGAGTTCTTTGCACTGGCCCAGACCCGGTTGATTGCCCCGCTGCAAAGCGGGCAGCTTGCGCCGGAGAGCCTGCCGGCGCTCCGCAAGGACTTGCAGTCCCGTTATGAAGCCCATCGGCGTGAGATCGACGAAGTCGTGACGCTCGCCGCCGCCCGAGTCGCCGGGGATGTCGCCCATGCCCATCATCAACGGGTGTTCTGGGGCTGGATCATGTTCGCCTTTTTTGTCGTCCTGACCGCGGCTGTCTGCGGAGGCGGCTGGCTCATCAGTAATAACATCATGCGTCCGCTGGCTCAGCTTATCGAACGCATGCAGGACATGGCCTCTGGCGCTGCCGACCTCACTCGTCGGGTGGAAGTCGACACCACCGACGAAATCGGCGTCCTCGGCGGGCTCATCAATTCGGTCATCCAGCGCATTCACGATCTCATTGCCAGGGCACGCATCGCCACGATTCAGCTCAATTCCACCGCGACCGAAATTGCCGCGTCGGCCAATCAACAGGTCGGCACGCTGCAGAACTTTGCCGCCTCGACCAGCCAGATCGCCGCCGCCGTCAAGGAAATTTCCGCTTCCGGTCACGGCCTCGTCCGCACCACTGAAGATGTCGACTCTCGGGCGACGAACGCCGCGGCACTCGCCGAAGCCGGCCGCGCGGGACTCGGGTCGATGACTCAGACCATGCACCAGCTTTCCGATGCTTCCGCCTCGATCTCCGGCAAGCTCAGCACCATTCGCGAAAAAGCGGGCGGCATCAATCTGGTAGTGACCACCATTACCAAGGTTGCCGACCAGACGAATCTCCTCTCCATCAATGCGGCCATCGAAGCGGAAAAGGCCGGAGAATCCGGTCGCGGCTTCCTCGTCGTGGCTCGCGAAATCCGTCGTCTCGCCGACCAGACCGCCGTCGCGACCCTCGATATCGACCAGATGGTCCGTCAGATGCAGGCGGCCGTATCCACCGGCGTGATGGAAATGGACCACTTCACCGACAAGGTCCGCGGCGTCATGACCCAGGTCGGCCAGATCAGCAGCCAGATGGCACAGGTGATCGACCATGTGTCGAACTTGTCGCGCAGTTTCCAGACGGTGAATGAATCGATGCGGCAGCAGGCTCAGGGGGTGCAGCAGATCGACGACGTCATGCTGCAACTCACCACCGGCGTCAAACAAGTCAATTCGTCGGTGCAGGACTTCCAGCAGGCGGCCGAAAACCTGCGGGAATCGGCCCGGGTGCTGCAGCGCGAAGTCGGACAATTCACCGTCGGCGGCTGA
- a CDS encoding fumarylacetoacetate hydrolase family protein — protein sequence MKLARVRTPAFSNVVAVIEETVARVLPLSSQSGFSTLADILHAPSPKDVVAGLLPQAKELPLAQVTFLSPVDHQEVWAAGVTYKRSQIARMEESESAASHYDKVYNADRPELFFKATPNRVVAHGQPVRVRFDSQWSVPEPEFTLVLNPRLEIVGYTIGNDMSARDIEGENPLYLPQAKVYRQCCALGPCVRLADGPLSLEETKISMTIHRGARQMYQGATSLTQLHRKLPDLAKWLGREDDFPTGAFLLTGTGLVPENDFTLEHGDQIAIEISGIGTLQNSVVKEPLRAQ from the coding sequence ATGAAGCTTGCCCGCGTTCGTACTCCCGCCTTTTCCAATGTCGTCGCGGTGATTGAAGAGACGGTCGCCCGCGTGCTGCCCCTGAGCAGTCAATCCGGCTTCTCGACGCTGGCTGACATCCTGCATGCCCCCTCGCCGAAAGACGTCGTTGCCGGCCTGTTGCCGCAGGCGAAAGAACTTCCGCTGGCTCAGGTGACGTTCCTGTCCCCAGTCGATCATCAGGAAGTCTGGGCCGCGGGAGTGACCTACAAACGCAGTCAGATCGCCCGCATGGAAGAGTCCGAATCAGCGGCCTCGCACTACGACAAGGTTTACAACGCCGACCGCCCGGAACTCTTCTTCAAGGCGACGCCGAATCGTGTCGTCGCACACGGCCAGCCGGTTCGAGTTCGATTCGACAGCCAATGGTCAGTGCCTGAGCCGGAGTTCACGCTGGTCCTCAATCCCCGCTTGGAGATCGTCGGCTACACCATCGGCAACGACATGTCGGCCCGCGATATCGAAGGGGAGAATCCCCTGTATCTCCCCCAGGCGAAAGTCTACCGGCAGTGCTGCGCACTCGGACCCTGCGTTCGTCTCGCCGATGGCCCGCTGTCTCTGGAGGAAACCAAAATCAGCATGACGATTCATCGCGGCGCCCGGCAGATGTACCAGGGGGCCACCAGCCTGACGCAGTTGCATCGCAAGCTGCCGGACCTCGCCAAATGGCTCGGTCGCGAAGACGATTTTCCGACCGGCGCCTTCCTGCTGACCGGCACCGGACTGGTTCCGGAAAACGATTTCACTCTCGAACACGGCGACCAGATTGCGATCGAGATTTCCGGCATCGGAACCTTGCAGAATTCCGTGGTGAAAGAACCGTTACGAGCCCAATAA
- a CDS encoding chemotaxis protein CheW: MLYLMCNADGRRYALRAGDVVELTPRVYLAPLVDGPPWLCGMLNYRGRPVPVVDLGLLASGQACPDRYSARIVLMPVPDHPQELFGLLVDRVSTANIDETQARRTPTGLSSGLLYDEEGLIHLIEPDRLLPVAHREMLFAPLAQSPPDSAFSPEQFS, from the coding sequence ATGCTGTATCTCATGTGCAATGCCGATGGCCGACGTTATGCGCTCCGCGCAGGCGATGTCGTGGAACTGACTCCCCGCGTCTATCTCGCGCCGCTGGTCGATGGCCCCCCGTGGCTATGTGGCATGCTCAATTATCGCGGCCGGCCGGTTCCGGTCGTCGACCTGGGTTTACTCGCCAGCGGTCAGGCCTGTCCTGATCGCTATAGCGCCCGCATCGTGCTGATGCCGGTTCCAGATCATCCGCAGGAATTGTTCGGACTTCTGGTCGATCGCGTTTCCACCGCCAACATCGATGAAACGCAGGCGCGACGGACGCCGACGGGGCTTTCATCAGGCTTGCTGTACGACGAAGAAGGGCTCATTCACCTGATCGAGCCGGACCGCCTGCTGCCGGTCGCGCATCGGGAAATGCTGTTCGCACCCCTTGCTCAATCACCGCCGGATTCCGCTTTCTCACCGGAGCAGTTCTCGTGA